From a region of the Patescibacteria group bacterium genome:
- a CDS encoding response regulator, whose translation MLRTHLLTKFNEKQIAEEAKELLFNFGCVTQDVPGKNITLVKFKKIVNGFSSAEASNSLASEIEPIKHNQTSKPTFSKTDKLQVLVVEDDRIAQHFHKKILLDMDCIVHTVENAEEATAILLHNSYDLILLDILLPDKTGYELAAEIGRKQKIKQPIVAVTINVNEHTIAQCRAAGIDEVFCKPLSAEKIKGIISNISSEGKDKPQNLYTEQELINHYAVALKNAPKPDNMSKTQYFNYLAIQLLEEMGNDSPAQLAIDYVESFLQRYSRRKHVVSVQANIA comes from the coding sequence ATGCTGCGAACCCACTTGCTAACCAAGTTCAATGAAAAACAGATAGCTGAGGAGGCTAAAGAACTATTATTCAATTTTGGTTGCGTCACACAAGATGTTCCAGGAAAAAACATCACTCTTGTTAAATTCAAAAAAATCGTTAATGGCTTCAGCAGTGCTGAAGCCTCAAACAGTCTTGCCTCTGAGATTGAACCCATAAAACATAATCAGACTTCAAAACCCACATTTTCTAAAACAGACAAGTTGCAAGTTCTTGTTGTGGAAGATGATCGGATAGCGCAACATTTTCATAAAAAAATACTGCTGGACATGGACTGCATAGTCCACACTGTCGAAAATGCTGAAGAAGCAACGGCTATATTACTACATAACTCCTATGATCTAATTTTATTGGATATTTTACTACCTGATAAGACAGGTTATGAATTAGCTGCAGAGATAGGAAGGAAGCAAAAAATAAAGCAACCCATTGTTGCGGTTACTATCAACGTAAATGAGCATACTATAGCTCAGTGTCGTGCTGCTGGAATTGATGAAGTTTTTTGCAAACCGCTTAGCGCAGAAAAAATAAAAGGGATTATTAGTAATATTAGCAGCGAAGGTAAAGATAAGCCTCAAAATCTTTACACGGAACAGGAGTTGATTAACCATTATGCTGTGGCACTGAAAAATGCCCCTAAACCGGATAATATGTCTAAGACGCAATATTTCAACTATCTTGCGATTCAATTATTGGAAGAAATGGGTAATGATTCACCTGCTCAACTAGCAATTGACTACGTGGAATCTTTTCTTCAACGTTACAGCCGCAGAAAACATGTAGTTTCTGTGCAAGCTAACATAGCCTAA
- a CDS encoding winged helix DNA-binding protein: MTKLINLLGDIHMTKSHKIKTDDPWHLTQSDIGIKVTNFELQLWRVFYGFIRWQEECERGVNNTGLTANEIAVLHIIRMKERPKTIYDIGRLLNRDDTFNIHYSIRKLLKMGLIKKTKSDQAGKKTFAYQTSDAGTKNTDTFTEMRNHILLEMYSQEKELNLVELAKALSKVNALYDEADRAVASYTKPPAEE; encoded by the coding sequence ATGACAAAATTAATCAACTTATTGGGCGATATACATATGACTAAATCTCACAAGATAAAGACTGATGACCCTTGGCATTTAACACAGAGTGATATCGGGATAAAAGTGACTAATTTCGAGTTACAGTTGTGGCGTGTTTTTTACGGTTTTATTCGATGGCAAGAAGAATGCGAAAGGGGTGTTAACAATACTGGACTGACTGCTAACGAAATAGCAGTATTACATATCATACGCATGAAAGAACGACCAAAAACAATTTATGATATAGGGCGATTACTTAATCGTGATGACACCTTCAATATTCACTATAGTATTCGCAAGCTTTTAAAAATGGGGCTAATTAAAAAAACAAAATCAGATCAAGCTGGTAAAAAAACTTTTGCTTATCAAACATCAGATGCCGGTACTAAAAATACTGATACTTTTACAGAGATGAGAAATCACATCTTACTTGAAATGTATAGCCAGGAAAAAGAATTGAATCTAGTTGAACTAGCTAAAGCTTTATCAAAAGTAAATGCGCTTTATGATGAAGCCGATAGAGCTGTAGCTTCATATACAAAACCACCCGCAGAAGAATAA
- a CDS encoding styrene monooxygenase/indole monooxygenase family protein, translating to MAERTVAIIGAGQAGLLLGIGLLKSNKKYSVSIFTNKSAEQILQGGIMSSQGMFDSSLQVERELGINFWDTLCPQNKSVTFTLVNPETIKKEIYFQGKTTKPYQSIDQRLKFSRWMDEFEKLSGKIHIQNTDTQELNRITKEHELTIVATGKGEISSIFPINHSRSPFDKPQRALACIYVQGAIPADSLGVRAHIIPGIGEYFTMPGLTLNGHCEMMLFEGIFGNAFDCWEGLTNPEERLEKALNLLKNYLPWEAERFQNTKLTDNRGTLTGSYTPLVKLPISKLPCGKSVLGLGDAVVLNDPIAGQGANSAAKSASIYLKSILDRGQAPFDESWMTKTFELSWKLHAQWATQWTYNLLMPPPPHIIELFKAASHSQKIAKILADGFDNPATLFPWIMRSEETFKVIHNEEKQPEKLA from the coding sequence ATGGCAGAAAGAACAGTCGCGATAATTGGTGCAGGACAAGCAGGTCTTTTACTTGGAATTGGGTTATTAAAATCCAATAAAAAGTATAGTGTTTCTATTTTCACAAATAAATCAGCAGAACAGATCCTTCAGGGTGGGATTATGTCGAGTCAGGGTATGTTCGATTCTTCCCTCCAAGTTGAAAGAGAACTTGGTATAAATTTTTGGGATACACTCTGCCCTCAAAATAAATCCGTAACTTTTACTCTAGTTAATCCAGAGACAATAAAAAAAGAAATTTACTTCCAGGGGAAAACAACTAAACCTTATCAATCAATAGATCAACGGTTAAAATTTTCACGCTGGATGGATGAATTTGAGAAGCTTTCCGGAAAAATTCATATTCAAAATACAGATACACAAGAATTAAATAGAATTACTAAAGAGCATGAACTTACCATCGTAGCAACCGGCAAGGGTGAAATCAGCAGCATATTTCCAATAAATCATTCACGATCACCTTTTGATAAACCACAACGTGCTTTAGCTTGTATCTATGTGCAAGGTGCTATTCCTGCAGATTCACTAGGTGTACGCGCGCATATCATTCCAGGAATAGGGGAATATTTCACAATGCCAGGCCTAACACTGAATGGCCATTGTGAAATGATGCTATTTGAAGGTATTTTTGGAAATGCATTCGACTGTTGGGAAGGCTTAACCAATCCAGAAGAACGATTGGAAAAGGCACTCAATCTTTTAAAAAATTACTTACCTTGGGAAGCAGAGCGTTTTCAAAACACCAAGCTAACAGATAACCGTGGAACACTTACAGGCTCTTATACCCCTTTAGTGAAGCTTCCTATTTCAAAATTACCTTGCGGCAAATCCGTTTTAGGGTTGGGTGATGCTGTTGTACTTAATGACCCAATTGCGGGACAAGGAGCAAACAGCGCAGCTAAATCAGCAAGTATCTATCTTAAAAGTATTTTAGACCGTGGTCAGGCTCCATTTGATGAGTCCTGGATGACAAAAACATTTGAGCTAAGCTGGAAATTACATGCGCAGTGGGCAACCCAATGGACATATAATCTATTGATGCCGCCACCACCTCACATAATTGAGCTTTTTAAAGCAGCTTCACATTCCCAGAAGATTGCAAAAATTCTGGCAGATGGCTTTGATAACCCCGCCACTTTATTCCCCTGGATTATGCGCTCAGAGGAAACTTTTAAAGTAATACATAATGAGGAAAAACAACCGGAAAAATTAGCATAA